TTCTGAGCCGTACGAAGGATGGCACGCCTGATAACGCCAACGCGCTGCGCTTTGAGGACAGGGCGGGAGCGGAGCAGGTGTGGCTACAGGCGGAGCGTAATCTGGATGTGAATGTGAAGAATGATGCCAGCATGGTGATTAAAAAAAATAACACCCGATTTGTTGGCAAAAATGAGAAACAGCGCATTGTTCAGGACAGGGTGACAGGTGTTAAAGGTCACAGCACTTCTTTAACGGGCAAGACGTGTACGGTCAATGCCGTGGAGCGTTTTACCATAGGATCGGGAGAGGCGATCCGTCTGGAGTGTGGCAAAAGCGTGATAGAACTAACTTCAGACGGCAATATCAATATTAAAGGCGTTAATTTTAATATTACCGTAGAAAAAGATGGGCAAATTAATACAACGAACGGTGAATTACATCTTAATCCTGCGGACGGTGGTGCTGAAACCATTGCGCCCGGAACTACACATCAGGAAAGAATAAAGTCCGATCTGGACAGTTTGTTTGTGTCTGGTGCTGAACAAGGAAAATAATATGGCAATATTCAGGTTGCAGGAAGCCATGCTGGAGATCCCTGATATTTATAAAGACAGAACGATGAATCTTTTTGTCCTTAGCGAAAACAGCGCCAGCGATTTTAGTTTTGTGGTTTCACGGGGGACGGCAAAGTTTGATGATAAAGTGCAGGGTGTCGCTGCGCGTCTGTTAAAAGAACTGGAAATAACCGTACCAAAATTCAAGCTCATTTCCTCGGTCATGACCGTCATTGATGGAATGCCCGCCGCTGAAATTTTTTATCATTTTGAAAGCAATAATGCGCAGGTGTGGCAGAAACAGACCGTCGTTTTGTTGGATGATAAACCGGCAGGAAAAAAGATGATTAGCTATATTGGCTCTTGTCCTGATAGCTTTACTGACTATTATCAAAAACAATATGCTGAGATTTTAAAAAGCATCAGGTTTCATCGGCACGATAACGATGGCTTTATTAGTGAAGCTGTGCCGGCGGATGCGCAAAGCATTTTTTTCGTGATTGATACCGATCTTCGCCAGCTTAATGTTTTTGAAAGCGTTCAGGCACTTTATCAGCATGTCAATTTACAACGTGCATTAAACGGGCAGTATCTTTTTTATTGTTCGACCGGTCACCCGCTTCATATTGCGGCGGTGGTAGACAGCGAACCGGTTCGTTATGGGCTTTGGACATCCTCGCCAGAAAATTTCCAGCCTCTCTCGTCTCTGTTATCCGTGTGCCGTTCTGTCAGCGGGCCAGAAGCTCTGAATAGCATTGATAAAATAAACAGATTTATTTCAGATAAATAAGAAGAGGACTCTGTGTCTGAATTTAATGCTGCACGGGAACAGGATGAAATAGCCCATACAGCGTCTGAAGGATGGCTGATTGCCGGTGCGATCGGCGGTGCGTTAGTGG
The sequence above is a segment of the Mixta intestinalis genome. Coding sequences within it:
- a CDS encoding DcrB-related protein; this encodes MAIFRLQEAMLEIPDIYKDRTMNLFVLSENSASDFSFVVSRGTAKFDDKVQGVAARLLKELEITVPKFKLISSVMTVIDGMPAAEIFYHFESNNAQVWQKQTVVLLDDKPAGKKMISYIGSCPDSFTDYYQKQYAEILKSIRFHRHDNDGFISEAVPADAQSIFFVIDTDLRQLNVFESVQALYQHVNLQRALNGQYLFYCSTGHPLHIAAVVDSEPVRYGLWTSSPENFQPLSSLLSVCRSVSGPEALNSIDKINRFISDK